The Cohaesibacter gelatinilyticus genome contains the following window.
CATGCTCTATTTCAAAGGCGATGAGATCAGGGCTGAGGAGCATGTCGCCCGCTTCAAGCAAGACTTCCCGACCATGGCCCATATTGCCCTGTCATGGGATGTGAGCGACATGACAATCGGGCCAGACCATAAGGGCCTGAGCGATCTTGGCTTCGAGCTGGAACAATTGGACATTCTCACCCTCACCGGCTCGCTGAACCGATCCGAGGCACCGAAAGGCATCATCATTCGCCCGGTGACAAGCGAAACCGATTGGGAACAAGTCATCCAATTGCAGCTCGATGTCGGCGAGGAGCAAGGCTATGAACGCTCATCCTTTGAGCATTTCATCCGTGGGCGTTTTCTGGCACGACGAAAACAGATCCAGGATGGCTGGGCCATCTGGCTTGGGGCCTTTGACGGTGATCTGCTGGTTGCAGATCTTGGCATCTATGCCGATAAAGTGGTCGCCAGATTTCAGGATGTCGAAACCCGTAAAAGCCACCGCAAGAAAGGCATCTGCGCAGCATTGGTCACGGCTGGCATCGACTGGGCCAAATCAAAAGCACCAGACACCATCCCCGTTCTGCAGGCCCTCAGCGATGGCCCCGCTGGCCGCGTCTATCGCCGTTGCGGATTTGCGCATCAGGAAACCCAGGTCCTCGCCATCCTGCCACCGCAAGGCATGTATGAGCGCCCCGAGGAGTGAGCAAAGCACCCCTCACCTCTGGACCCCTAATGCTCCGCTCAGATGATCCACCAGCAGGCGCACTTTGGGCGAGAGGTTACGATTGTGCGGATAGAGGGCCCAGATGCCCTCATCCGGGGCGCGGTAGGCGTCGAGCATGGAGACCAGCTGCCCGGTGGCCAAGGCTTCCTGCACATAATAGTCGGGCAATTGGATGATACCGATGCCCTTGATGGCGGCATCCACGAGCGACGAGCCGCTATTGCAGCGTAAATTCCCGCTCACCCGGATATGACGCAGCTTACCCCTTTCCTGAAATTTCCAGAAATCCAGCGTGCCCAGCAGACAATTATGTTTGTCCAAATCTGACAGACTATTGGGCCTACCATGCTCCGCCAGATAATCGGGCGAGGCACAGACATGGTGAGAGCGAGACGCCAGCCGCCGTGCCATCATGGTGCTGTCTTCCAACTGGCCCAATCGAATGGCAAGGTCATAGCTCTCGGCTACCAGATCCAGAATGCGATTGGTCAGGGTCAGATTGACCTCCAGCTCGGGATAGCAGGCGACAAAGTCATTGATCAGCGGCGCGATGCGGTTCTCGCCAAAGGTCACCGGCGCGGTGAGATTGAGCTTGCCCTTCGGGCTCTGCTCCAGATCCAGCACCGCCCGTTCGGCTTCCATCAGACCATCCAGCACCTGCCGACAATGATTGTAATAGACCTGCCCGCTTTCGGTGATCGTGACCTTGCGCGTGGTGCGATAAAAGAGCTTGACCGACAGCCGTACTTCCAGCGCCCCGATCTGGCGACTGACCTGCGCGGTGGAAATGCCAAGCCGCTCACCGGCTGCGGTAAAGCTACCGCTTTCTGCCACGGCAACGAACTCTGACACCCCTTCCCAATTGGACATGGACAGGCCCCTCTCACTCTTCCTGTGCAAGTTACATTTTTACCAAATGGTAACAGTGATTTACATGATCATCAATTATCTTTCATCAGGAATAGTTTACATCTATTAGGATCGACCAAATTTGCGTAAATTTTGGACCCTGATTTAAAAGTCCTGCGCCAAGCCCTCTCTCCCACCCAAACCACCCGTCATGGTACCCACTTGGTACATTCGGGGGCGGCCGGGAGGGCAGAGAGCTGGCGATGCAGCCTACAGCACGTTCCCGAAAAGTTGCAGACTTTTCGGATAAGAACTCGCTCTCAATAGTCTCAATCAGAGACTTTTAAGTCGGGCATTTAGCAAGAGCAAAGCGAACCTGATGACCGACATGATCAAATCCAGGGCAGCCATCGCATGGGCTGCCGGCAAGCCTCTCTCCATTGAAGAGATCGACGTGATGCCACCCCAAAAAGGCGAAGTGCGCATCCGCATCATTGCCACCGGAGTCTGCCACACCGATGCTTTCACTTTGTCTGGCGATGACCCGGAAGGCATTTTCCCAGCCGTTCTAGGCCATGAGGGAGGCGGTATTGTGGAATCCATCGGTGAAGGCGTGACCAGCGTTGCCGTTGGCGATCATGTTATCCCGCTCTACACACCGGAATGCGGCGAATGCAAATTCTGCAAATCCGGAAAAACCAATCTCTGCCAGAAAATCCGCGAAACCCAGGGCAAGGGCCTTATGCCGGACGGCACCACCCGCTTCTTCAAGGATGGTGAGCCGATCTATCATTATATGGGCTGCTCGACCTTCTCCGAATATACCGTGCTGCCGGAAATTTCCCTGGCCAAGGTGAACCCGGAAGCCCCGCTGGAAGAAGTCTGCCTGCTCGGCTGTGGCGTCACCACCGGCATGGGTGCGGTGATGAACACCGCCAAGGTGGAAGAAGGCGACACTGTCGCCATTTTCGGCATTGGCGGCATTGGCCTCTCCGCCATCATTGGTGCAACCATGGCCAAGGCCAGCCGCATCATCGCCATCGACATCAATGAGAGCAAATTTGATCTGGCCCGCCAGCTCGGCGCCACCGATTGCATCAATCCAAAAGACCATGACAAGCCCATTCAGGAAGTCATTGTCGAGCTGACCGATGGCGGTGTCGACTATTCGTTCGAATGTATCGGCAATGTCGAT
Protein-coding sequences here:
- a CDS encoding GNAT family N-acetyltransferase; the protein is MTYKSAQSLGVRSNLLVAQGVSITEQQEDRIILRMPDEPYNWGGNMLYFKGDEIRAEEHVARFKQDFPTMAHIALSWDVSDMTIGPDHKGLSDLGFELEQLDILTLTGSLNRSEAPKGIIIRPVTSETDWEQVIQLQLDVGEEQGYERSSFEHFIRGRFLARRKQIQDGWAIWLGAFDGDLLVADLGIYADKVVARFQDVETRKSHRKKGICAALVTAGIDWAKSKAPDTIPVLQALSDGPAGRVYRRCGFAHQETQVLAILPPQGMYERPEE
- a CDS encoding LysR family transcriptional regulator yields the protein MSNWEGVSEFVAVAESGSFTAAGERLGISTAQVSRQIGALEVRLSVKLFYRTTRKVTITESGQVYYNHCRQVLDGLMEAERAVLDLEQSPKGKLNLTAPVTFGENRIAPLINDFVACYPELEVNLTLTNRILDLVAESYDLAIRLGQLEDSTMMARRLASRSHHVCASPDYLAEHGRPNSLSDLDKHNCLLGTLDFWKFQERGKLRHIRVSGNLRCNSGSSLVDAAIKGIGIIQLPDYYVQEALATGQLVSMLDAYRAPDEGIWALYPHNRNLSPKVRLLVDHLSGALGVQR
- a CDS encoding S-(hydroxymethyl)glutathione dehydrogenase/class III alcohol dehydrogenase yields the protein MKSRAAIAWAAGKPLSIEEIDVMPPQKGEVRIRIIATGVCHTDAFTLSGDDPEGIFPAVLGHEGGGIVESIGEGVTSVAVGDHVIPLYTPECGECKFCKSGKTNLCQKIRETQGKGLMPDGTTRFFKDGEPIYHYMGCSTFSEYTVLPEISLAKVNPEAPLEEVCLLGCGVTTGMGAVMNTAKVEEGDTVAIFGIGGIGLSAIIGATMAKASRIIAIDINESKFDLARQLGATDCINPKDHDKPIQEVIVELTDGGVDYSFECIGNVDVMRSALECCHKGWGESVIIGVAGAGQEIATRPFQLVTGRVWRGSAFGGVKGRSELPDYVERYLQGEFKLNDFITHTMGLDGINDAFDLMHEGKSIRSVIHYNQ